A window of Actinomycetota bacterium contains these coding sequences:
- a CDS encoding metal-sulfur cluster assembly factor yields the protein MSDPVASTEAPTREQLLEALKVVIDPELGINVVDLGLVYDVTLDEGIVTLSYTLTTMGCPIGPMIEQQMQQVLTVLPGVNFVDARLTFDPPWTMECMSEEARLAMGMF from the coding sequence ATGAGTGATCCAGTCGCATCCACCGAGGCGCCTACGCGCGAGCAGCTCCTCGAGGCCCTCAAGGTCGTCATCGATCCGGAACTTGGCATCAACGTCGTCGACCTCGGGCTGGTCTACGACGTAACCCTGGATGAGGGCATCGTCACGCTCTCCTACACGCTGACGACGATGGGGTGCCCGATCGGACCGATGATCGAGCAGCAAATGCAGCAGGTCCTTACGGTGTTGCCGGGCGTGAACTTCGTGGACGCGCGCTTGACGTTCGACCCGCCGTGGACGATGGAGTGCATGAGCGAAGAAGCGCGCCTAGCGATGGGAATGTTCTAG